One Natrinema salaciae genomic region harbors:
- a CDS encoding ABC transporter permease, translating into MSAEIQEGYGAERESSDGLRVWLEQAEAFTRRSLQEVRNSRLMLAWVIAFPAIMYLLQTTQEASGSAVSDAIVSIGIGILGSMFVCLFVFGNQLATDLEDRRYVVYRSMPISPLADLTGRMAAGLVLAASAFTVTIVAGLATGASYGLRGPESVPIVLAAGVLTCLFWMVVAIPFVVAAGNKRIASMATTLVAVTAFILTGLNGAVPSQSVIDGPALNYLPNTLPTRLLVYHLVPAENWTELGVAPPGMPTGPAFLALLAAYAVLSTVAGTMLVNRTLYDQGWLP; encoded by the coding sequence ATGTCAGCCGAGATACAGGAAGGGTACGGGGCGGAACGCGAGTCGAGTGACGGGCTGCGGGTCTGGCTCGAGCAGGCCGAGGCGTTCACTCGACGGAGTCTACAGGAGGTCCGAAACAGTCGGCTCATGCTGGCATGGGTGATCGCGTTCCCGGCGATCATGTACCTGCTCCAGACGACACAGGAGGCCAGTGGGTCAGCCGTGTCCGACGCAATCGTCTCCATCGGAATCGGGATTCTGGGGTCGATGTTCGTCTGTCTCTTCGTCTTCGGGAATCAGCTCGCGACCGATCTCGAGGACAGACGCTACGTGGTCTATCGTTCGATGCCAATCTCGCCGTTGGCCGATCTGACCGGCAGAATGGCCGCCGGACTGGTCCTCGCGGCGAGCGCGTTCACCGTGACGATCGTCGCCGGCCTCGCAACCGGCGCGTCCTACGGCCTCCGCGGTCCCGAATCGGTGCCGATCGTTCTGGCCGCCGGCGTGCTGACCTGTCTCTTCTGGATGGTCGTGGCGATACCGTTCGTGGTCGCCGCGGGGAACAAACGGATCGCGTCGATGGCAACCACACTCGTCGCCGTCACGGCGTTCATTCTCACCGGACTCAACGGGGCCGTCCCGTCACAGTCGGTGATCGACGGGCCGGCACTGAACTACCTCCCGAACACGCTCCCGACGCGGCTGCTCGTGTATCACCTCGTCCCAGCCGAGAACTGGACCGAACTCGGCGTCGCGCCGCCCGGGATGCCGACCGGGCCGGCGTTCCTCGCACTGCTCGCCGCGTACGCCGTTCTCTCGACCGTTGCCGGAACGATGCTCGTGAACCGAACGCTCTACGATCAGGGGTGGCTGCCGTGA
- a CDS encoding ABC transporter ATP-binding protein, which produces MSDPVATVSGVSKSFGEAGVLEDVDLAVEDGELLVLMGPNGVGKSVLLSCLAGSQTPSAGSVDVFGEPTTARADTTSFLLQDALALESLTGRENVDFYRRLHPQFTDEWRDHVERLGIADDLERPVADYSGGMVRKLELAIAASIDAPLYLFDEPTAALDLGTIPTVHELFREKRAAGKTIVVASHRPMNADIADRIAFLADGRIVATGPPDELLASVPPVLETGASNASALADVVDGAPFAVAGNVRGFVPRRYDAGTDDGRSVRDAISDAAGIDRTALEIVEPTYTDLFTYYTNGVSTPMTSDRR; this is translated from the coding sequence GTGAGCGATCCGGTCGCGACCGTCAGCGGTGTCAGCAAGTCCTTCGGCGAAGCGGGCGTCCTCGAGGACGTCGATCTCGCGGTCGAGGACGGGGAACTCCTCGTCCTGATGGGACCGAACGGCGTCGGCAAGTCGGTTTTGCTCTCCTGTCTCGCCGGCAGCCAAACGCCGTCCGCGGGCAGCGTCGACGTCTTCGGCGAGCCGACGACGGCCCGCGCCGACACGACGAGTTTCCTCTTGCAGGACGCGCTCGCACTCGAGTCCCTCACCGGCCGTGAGAACGTCGACTTCTACCGCCGGCTTCACCCGCAGTTCACCGACGAGTGGCGCGACCACGTCGAGCGGCTGGGGATCGCCGACGACCTCGAGAGACCCGTCGCGGACTACTCCGGCGGTATGGTTCGGAAACTCGAACTCGCCATCGCCGCCAGCATCGATGCCCCGCTGTACCTGTTCGACGAGCCGACCGCGGCGCTGGATCTCGGAACGATCCCGACGGTCCACGAGCTGTTTCGCGAAAAACGGGCGGCGGGGAAGACGATCGTCGTTGCCAGCCACCGACCGATGAACGCCGATATCGCGGACCGGATCGCTTTCCTCGCGGACGGCCGGATCGTCGCGACCGGACCGCCCGACGAACTGCTCGCGTCGGTCCCGCCCGTCCTCGAGACGGGTGCATCGAACGCGAGCGCCCTCGCGGACGTCGTCGACGGAGCCCCGTTCGCGGTGGCCGGGAACGTCCGCGGCTTCGTCCCACGGCGGTACGACGCAGGTACTGACGACGGGAGGTCGGTACGCGACGCGATCTCGGACGCTGCGGGGATCGATCGGACGGCCCTCGA